Proteins encoded within one genomic window of Triticum aestivum cultivar Chinese Spring chromosome 2D, IWGSC CS RefSeq v2.1, whole genome shotgun sequence:
- the LOC123052052 gene encoding cyclin-D2-2 has protein sequence MGILCFGASSTLLCGEDSNSALGLGVCGGGGEVAGAGGGLGFLDVGAVFPVDSDEIMRALVEKEMDHRPKGGYVERLGHGGFESSWRKDAMDWICKVHSHYNFGPLTLCLSVNYMDRFLSSFDLPHDKSWMQQLMSVACLSLAVKMEETVAPLPVDLQVCDEYYAFEPRNIKRMELVVMETLKWRMHSVTPFSFLCYFLDKFNEGKPPSYMLVSRCAELIVATVKDYRFLSFRPSEIAAAVVLWVLAENQVISFSSALAASEIPVNKEMIAGCYALLVKKRGNFSASLSAPLSPIGVLDVPCFSFRNDDTTPGSSPSNNNSSSNDQASTPASKRRRLSASPI, from the exons ATGGGCATCCTCTGCTTCGGCGCCTCCTCCACCCTGCTCTGCGGCGAGGACAGCAACAGCGCCCTCGGCCTGGgcgtctgcggcggcggcggcgaggtggcgggggCGGGCGGCGGCCTGGGCTTCCTGGACGTCGGCGCCGTCTTCCCGGTCGACAGCGACGAGATCATGCGGGCGCTGGTGGAGAAGGAGATGGATCATCGGCCCAAGGGCGGCTACGTGGAGCGGCTGGGGCACGGCGGATTCGAGTCCTCCTGGAGGAAGGACGCCATGGATTGGATTTGCAAG GTCCATTCCCACTACAATTTTGGACCACTGACCCTTTGCCTCTCGGTGAACTACATGGATAGGTTCCTCTCCTCCTTTGATCTCCCA CATGACAAGTCTTGGATGCAACAGTTGATGTCAGTTGCTTGCCTATCCCTTGCTGTCAAGATGGAGGAGACCGTGGCCCCTCTTCCTGTGGACCTTCAG GTTTGCGATGAGTACTATGCATTTGAACCAAGGAATATCAAGAGGATGGAGCTCGTTGTGATGGAGACCCTGAAATGGAGGATGCACTCTGTGACCCCATTCTCTTTCCTGTGCTACTTCTTGGACAAGTTCAATGAAGGGAAGCCACCCAGTTACATGCTGGTCTCACGGTGTGCCGAGCTCATAGTCGCCACTGTGAAAG ACTATAGATTCTTATCATTCAGACCTTCTGAGATCGCTGCCGCAGTGGTTCTATGGGTGCTTGCTGAGAACCAGGTCATCAGCTTCAGCAGTGCCCTTGCAGCATCTGAAATCCCTGTAAATAAG GAGATGATTGCGGGATGCTATGCGCTGTTGGTGAAGAAGAGAGGGAACTTCAGCGCGAGCCTTTCAGCGCCGCTGAGCCCGATCGGGGTGCTGGATGTGCCATGCTTCAGCTTCAGGAATGATGACACAACACCAGGGTCATCACCCTCGAACAACAACAGTAGCAGCAACGATCAGGCCTCCACTCCAGCTTCCAAGAGGAGAAGGCTAAGCGCATCGCCGATCTGA